ATATTTAAATCAGCCATCTTAGCCAAAGTAGAATTATCACTATTGGTCAAGCTAATAATCTTGCAGTGTTGCAGGCTAAACTGATTGGCGATGCGGATGATTTCTTCCGTTTCACCAGAAACAGAGAGGATAATCGCAATCGCATCCTGATACATATCACTATTGATTGGATAATAAGGATCATCAATATAGGTACTGTATTTCCCTACATTAGAAAAGAAACGCGCACTGTATTTTCCTAATGCACCAGATGTTCCTATTCCAACAAAAATAACTCTACGTGTAGCCGCTATTTGTGCGGCAGCGCTATCAAGAAGTTCGTCAAACTCACTATTATTAATACTTTTAAAGTAGTTAATTATTTCGCTAATACCGAAACTGACCGGTGGTTTTTCATCATGTTCTAAATAGAGTTTAAAACGAACACGAAATTCAGAGTAACCATCACAATTCATTTTTTTACAAAAACGCAAAACTGTGGTGGTAGAAACACCCGCGGCATCTGCCAACTCCCTGATGGTCATGTACATCACTTTATCAGTATTTTTTATGATGTAGTTATAGACGATCAATTCCAGTTCGTTCAGCGATGATATTTCTTTATAGGTAAACATACTGGTACCTGAAACGATGCAATGGTGTGAGATAGGTAAATTTAGCACGAAATGGGGGGAGTAACGAGGGGGGAATATAAAGCCAAGGTTAGATTCGCGGAGAAAATGGATGATATAACGGGTTGAGAAGACACCGGGCGACTTCGTCCGGTTATATTTTAGCTTAGAGGTGCGACTGGCCATTCAATATCAGGAGCAGTTGATAAATCCAATTGCGAGCTTGTCCAGACCCTGTAAATAAATCTATGCAACTGCCACCGTATTAAATGTGATCGCTCAGGCGGTCACCGAACTCAATAATAAAACGACTCATTGCATCCGCCAGTTCTGGATCGGCATACTCCATTTTTTGGAAGCATCCTTAATCGCCAGATAAATAACTTTTCTCACTGAGTCGTCCGTCGGGAATTCCTTTCGCTCTTTGATGTCTGCACGGATAACGTTGCTCAGCGATTCGATGGCATTCGTCGTGTAAATTGCCTTGCGGATATCGGGCGGATGGCCGAAGAAAGTATTGATATTTCCCCAGTGCGCACGCCAACGGGATACAGTGCATCCAGCGGCCGGTTTGGCCACTCTGCGACCTGCTCTTTAACCGCATCGGTGACTTTAGATATCAATGTGGCCGACACGCCAGCGTCGTACATCTCCTTGAAGGTGGAGACGATTTCCCGCGTAGTCATGCCTTTGGCGTACAGGGATAAAATCTGGCGATTCATCTGTGTGATGCGCGTCTGGTTTTTCTTTATCAGCTGCGGTTCAAAGGTGTTTTCACGATCGCGCGGTGTACTGAGTTCAATCTCACCATCATCGCACAGCAGCATTTGGGATGAATAACCGTTGCGGGTATTCGAACCTGATTTTGGGGTATTTTTCTCGTGTCCGAGGTGGTCTGTCAGTCCTCCATTTTGCGCAATGTGTCATGACACACCGCGATAGCGGCTGGAATACTGTCCACAGCTTTATCACGCAGGAAATCGCGTAATATTTCGGTTCTACGTTGTTCTTCTTTAATTATCGCGTCTTTTTCTCGTAAATTGACGTAATAGGTTTTGACAGTAAAAATCACACTAACCAGGGTACCAAGAATAAAGATGTAATCCTGTAAACTCAGAGCTGAGAATAATGCCAGTGCCCCAGTCCACCAATACGGAAGCTGACTTTGTTCATTCATTTATAACCTCCCTCTCTGATACACTGGCGTGTAAAACCAACAGAAATAGGAAAGCCCCGACAATGCGGGCTTTCCTGTTATTCAATCAGTGTGTTACTAACCAGAGATATCAGACTAATACACTTTTCACGGACCGCGCTAATGTTTTTTCATAAAAATGGAGATTTTCAATAAACGGATCCATTTCTAATTTTACATTCAACATTGCCAGGCAACCATCAATAAAACCTTCAGCCATTTGTATATTAATTCTGATCAGTCTTTCATCTCTTTTTTGCTGACGTGCAATAGCACGCTTTGATTGATTCAGTACATAATGGCGAATAATTAATTCATATTCATCTGGGCGATATTGTTTTAAGCGGGCAACACACCCATCGATCACTAAACCATCATCGTCGCAACATGAAGCTTTGCTTTTAGAGGTCTCAGCCAGCAGTCCTTTAAACCCCGCAGCAATAGATGAATAATCCAGCCCAGAACTGTACCTTGCCCATACTCCCCAGCGCGCCAACACCAATTGAATGTCTCTCATGCTCTGGCTTTTCTGGCTATGGCTGCCAGCTGCGTTGCCGTTTATTGAACTCATTTATAACTACTCCACAAAAGGCGGGGTCAAGGAATGACGCCTCAGCCTATCGATTGCTCAACAACGGAAACCACCGATAAATCTGGCTGCCGTCCTCTTGTGCGAACCAGAGCAACTCATGTCGCAGATGCCTCTGACACTGATGCAGAGCCTGTTGCCGATGCGATTACATGAGTTTCTCTTATACATTCCGATTGATTATTACCGCAAGTGATTTTATAGTCAACACCGCAGGTGATTGGATATTATTGCTAACGGTAATAAAATCGACTCATGAAAAAGAAGCCATTGACGCCAGAACAGTTAGACGACGCTAAACGGCTGAAAGAGCTGTTTAACGCCAAGAAAAAAGCACTGGGTATCTCCCAGGAGTCCGTCGCGCATGAGTTAGGCGTGGGCCAAAGTGCGGTGAACCAATTCCTAAACGGTATAAACCCGCTCAATGTGACCAATGCAGCTGCTTTTGCCAAAGTGCTTAATGAGCCTATTAGTAGCTTTAGTCCTTCTTTGGCAACAGAATTGGCAAAAATGGCTGAAAGTTTGTCTATCTCATCCCCAAACCGACTCAATGACAAACCCACAGGAACAGTTGCTAACAGTTACCCGTTAATCAGTTGGATTAGCGCAGGAAATTGGTATGAGGCCATAGAACCCTATCAATTACGTGATATAGAAATTTGGCCTGAGTCGACCAAAAATGCGCATGACAGTGCATTTTGGTTGAGCGTGAAAGGCGACTCCATGACTTCACCGTCAGGAATCAGTTTTCCAGAAGGAATGATTATTCTGGTCGATCCGGAAAAAGAACCCATGCCGGGTAACTTTGTTGTCGCCAAATTAACTGACGATAATGAAGCGACATTTAAAAAATTAATTGTTGATGCTGCCGTTAAGTATTTGAAACCATTGAATCCTGCTTACCGTTTAATTGAGCTGAATGGCAACTGTAAGATACTTGGCGTGGTGGTTGATGCCCGCTGGTTAGAGATAGATTAGCCAAAGCCACCTATTCTTAGATTTGTATTAGCGTGTCAAAAAACCTAAATCATTTGTATAAACAAGAAGATAAAATCTCGCATAAAAATAACCGCAAGTGATTAGCCATTAAATTACCTGCGGTTATTTTTTATATCACTAAAACAACCATTTAACCTCATTTCACATTAAAATAGCTAAAACTCGGTTGTTTTATGCCAAATAGAACTGTATATTAATACAGTATAGACTGCTGACAAACCTCGATAACTCGATCTTGCAAGGTGAAGGCAGGTAGAAGAGTAAAGCGTCCGCACCAGGGACGGCTCGGCTCGAGCCCCCAGGGAGGGGTTTACGGCGTCTTTACGATCTGCCTGTTTTCACCGTTACGGGCACTTTGTCATTAACCTCAACTGTATATTAATACAGCATTAATCACCCAGGAAAAAAATCATGCGAGTAGAATTAATTTATGACAAGCGGAATGTCACCGGCCTGACTAACGCCAATGAAATGATTAAAGCTGAATTGACCAAACGTGTGCATCAAGTGTTTCCCGGTGCCGAGGTTAAGGTCAAGCCAATGCAAGCCAATGGCATTAATACTGATGCAACTAAACAAGAAAAATCAGTGCTCAACCGTTTAGTAGAAGAAATGTTTGAACAAGCCGATGAATGGCTAG
The sequence above is drawn from the Yersinia enterocolitica subsp. enterocolitica genome and encodes:
- a CDS encoding DinI family protein encodes the protein MRVELIYDKRNVTGLTNANEMIKAELTKRVHQVFPGAEVKVKPMQANGINTDATKQEKSVLNRLVEEMFEQADEWLVHEF
- a CDS encoding LexA family protein — its product is MKKKPLTPEQLDDAKRLKELFNAKKKALGISQESVAHELGVGQSAVNQFLNGINPLNVTNAAAFAKVLNEPISSFSPSLATELAKMAESLSISSPNRLNDKPTGTVANSYPLISWISAGNWYEAIEPYQLRDIEIWPESTKNAHDSAFWLSVKGDSMTSPSGISFPEGMIILVDPEKEPMPGNFVVAKLTDDNEATFKKLIVDAAVKYLKPLNPAYRLIELNGNCKILGVVVDARWLEID
- a CDS encoding MurR/RpiR family transcriptional regulator produces the protein MFTYKEISSLNELELIVYNYIIKNTDKVMYMTIRELADAAGVSTTTVLRFCKKMNCDGYSEFRVRFKLYLEHDEKPPVSFGISEIINYFKSINNSEFDELLDSAAAQIAATRRVIFVGIGTSGALGKYSARFFSNVGKYSTYIDDPYYPINSDMYQDAIAIILSVSGETEEIIRIANQFSLQHCKIISLTNSDNSTLAKMADLNISYHMPPIVLEGQYNITTQIPVLYIIETIGKKLPQLVNKNTQ
- a CDS encoding antiterminator Q family protein → MRDIQLVLARWGVWARYSSGLDYSSIAAGFKGLLAETSKSKASCCDDDGLVIDGCVARLKQYRPDEYELIIRHYVLNQSKRAIARQQKRDERLIRINIQMAEGFIDGCLAMLNVKLEMDPFIENLHFYEKTLARSVKSVLV